A window of the Methanomassiliicoccales archaeon genome harbors these coding sequences:
- a CDS encoding redoxin domain-containing protein: MSCCPTQRIVRDKIPEINPTVWLNTPALSMKDFKNKVVLFYFFSFNEGFSETTLSHLSYLWWRMRRRGLMVVGIHTPSLEKERNIEFIRDEVQHFEVDFPVAVDNDHRIWKSFRNQFYSQFHFADVHGILRHTRAGSNIEEEVELAVVHLLNEGGKKVDLGPEINGACFEGKWYVGDGFVELDGSYGKIEIRYIGKSLDIIASSPKPRKYTVLLDGKAVPLELSGKDLCLENGRSYLELSRERRFEVIRDSRRKMRLLSMTVRGKGFRLQGFCVDEGTT, encoded by the coding sequence ATGAGCTGTTGCCCAACGCAGAGAATTGTCAGGGATAAGATTCCCGAAATCAATCCTACTGTATGGCTGAATACACCAGCGCTCAGCATGAAGGACTTCAAGAATAAGGTCGTCCTCTTCTATTTCTTCTCCTTTAATGAGGGATTCTCTGAGACCACATTAAGCCATCTATCATATCTTTGGTGGAGGATGAGGCGCCGCGGATTGATGGTAGTGGGAATACATACTCCATCATTAGAGAAGGAGAGGAATATTGAATTCATACGTGATGAGGTTCAGCATTTCGAAGTCGATTTTCCAGTGGCGGTGGACAATGACCATCGGATATGGAAAAGCTTCAGGAATCAATTCTACTCGCAATTCCATTTCGCTGATGTTCATGGCATCCTAAGGCATACTAGAGCTGGAAGCAATATAGAGGAGGAAGTGGAGCTTGCTGTTGTGCATTTATTGAACGAAGGTGGGAAGAAAGTCGATTTGGGGCCAGAAATAAACGGAGCCTGCTTCGAAGGGAAATGGTATGTGGGAGATGGATTCGTGGAGCTTGATGGCTCATATGGTAAAATTGAAATAAGATATATCGGGAAATCTTTAGACATTATCGCCTCGAGTCCTAAACCGCGCAAGTACACGGTACTGTTAGATGGAAAGGCTGTGCCTCTAGAACTCTCTGGCAAGGATTTATGCCTGGAAAATGGTAGAAGCTATTTGGAACTCTCACGTGAGAGAAGATTCGAGGTCATCCGCGACTCCCGTCGCAAGATGCGATTGCTTAGCATGACGGTGAGGGGCAAAGGTTTCAGGTTGCAAGGTTTCTGCGTGGATGAGGGTACGACCTAG
- a CDS encoding redoxin domain-containing protein: protein MNPLFKVKAPELHASFWLNSEPLTWKQLRGKVVMIDFMTYSCVNCVRTFPHMRYLWKELKDKHFMIIGVHTPEFSFEKEPRNIRDAIRRHGLEYPIAVDNDYEIWNAFGNRYWPAQYFVDHEGYIRHYRAGEGGEQEIEEWISLLLRRVGMKVEFGPRQHEEEIVLHDPVTPETYCGFLRNTGMGNPAECDAQGRCFYHDTDKVHQLGVIYLDGQWRQTEEYLEHEGKQRGHILLRYVAGEVNLVMTSQHESRIEVLLDGGPVPPNKRGEDIMEESGKTYVMLNRDDMFRIIKDKSGASVHTLTLVTSEPGVRFFAYTFGP from the coding sequence ATGAACCCTCTATTCAAAGTGAAGGCACCCGAGCTTCACGCCTCTTTTTGGTTGAATTCCGAGCCATTGACATGGAAGCAGTTGCGCGGCAAGGTCGTCATGATTGACTTCATGACCTATTCCTGTGTGAACTGCGTGCGTACCTTCCCGCACATGCGATATCTATGGAAGGAGCTGAAAGACAAACATTTTATGATTATAGGGGTGCACACGCCTGAATTCTCCTTCGAAAAGGAACCTAGGAATATCAGGGATGCTATCCGGAGACACGGGTTAGAATATCCTATCGCTGTGGACAATGACTATGAGATATGGAATGCTTTCGGCAATCGGTATTGGCCGGCACAATACTTTGTAGACCATGAGGGATATATTAGGCATTATAGGGCTGGTGAGGGAGGAGAGCAAGAGATTGAGGAATGGATCTCCTTGCTTCTCCGCCGAGTGGGAATGAAGGTAGAGTTTGGGCCTAGGCAGCATGAGGAGGAGATAGTTCTGCATGATCCAGTCACACCAGAGACCTACTGCGGTTTCCTGAGGAACACAGGCATGGGGAATCCCGCTGAGTGTGACGCACAGGGTAGATGTTTCTATCATGACACGGACAAAGTGCATCAGCTGGGTGTGATCTACTTAGACGGACAATGGAGGCAAACGGAAGAGTATTTGGAGCATGAGGGGAAGCAGAGGGGCCATATACTTTTAAGATATGTAGCGGGGGAGGTCAATTTGGTGATGACATCCCAACACGAATCGAGAATCGAAGTTCTCCTGGATGGCGGCCCAGTCCCTCCTAACAAGAGAGGTGAAGACATCATGGAAGAGTCAGGGAAGACTTACGTCATGCTCAATCGAGACGACATGTTCCGTATAATAAAAGATAAAAGCGGCGCCTCCGTCCACACTCTTACCCTAGTCACAAGCGAACCTGGAGTAAGGTTTTTTGCCTACACCTTCGGTCCTTAA
- a CDS encoding ABC transporter ATP-binding protein: MNSTFSVFRGVDVIVVNQLSKKYGSKLALDGISFTVEKGKLFGCFGPNGAGKSSLLRILTGQTQPSQGNAAVLGLDCASQGLEIKRRVGIVPEVESPPSYLTAWEFLYFTCKVRQVKDEERRIEHWLDFFDLHEAKGTLCRDLSKGMRQKVMLASAFIHEPELLFLDEAFINLDPIYQKKLRDYLLSLRSQGRTIFLCSHMLDIAQRLCQEVVILNKGRLVAHEQIAQLEERGESLEQLFLRMVGELDARSD; encoded by the coding sequence TTGAATAGTACCTTTTCCGTCTTCAGAGGCGTGGACGTAATTGTGGTAAATCAACTTAGCAAGAAATATGGCTCGAAGTTAGCTCTTGACGGCATATCCTTTACAGTGGAGAAGGGTAAGTTATTCGGTTGTTTTGGACCAAATGGTGCGGGAAAAAGCTCCTTGCTACGCATCCTGACAGGCCAGACACAGCCGAGTCAGGGGAATGCTGCGGTACTGGGCTTGGACTGTGCCTCACAAGGGCTGGAGATCAAGAGGCGTGTGGGCATCGTTCCGGAGGTGGAGAGCCCCCCTTCTTATCTTACCGCCTGGGAGTTTTTGTATTTCACGTGCAAAGTACGCCAAGTCAAGGATGAAGAGCGAAGGATTGAGCACTGGCTCGATTTCTTTGATCTCCATGAGGCCAAGGGCACTCTGTGCCGTGACCTTTCCAAGGGAATGAGGCAGAAAGTGATGTTGGCGTCGGCTTTCATACATGAACCCGAGCTCCTTTTCCTGGATGAGGCATTCATCAATCTGGATCCCATATATCAGAAGAAATTGCGTGATTATCTACTGTCTTTGAGATCCCAAGGACGCACCATATTCTTATGCTCGCACATGCTGGATATAGCGCAGCGGCTTTGCCAGGAAGTGGTCATATTGAACAAGGGACGACTGGTCGCGCATGAGCAAATAGCACAGCTAGAGGAACGTGGCGAGAGCCTCGAGCAATTGTTCCTGAGAATGGTAGGAGAACTGGATGCTCGATCTGATTAA
- a CDS encoding ArsR family transcriptional regulator, with amino-acid sequence MNRIKVINEPSELVPMLRAVDTKVKREVLKEVTLEWRTAKEIEAKYGEEGKEAIRFFEKMKLVETKWQSTGGNYPEKSYHTYYNSFHINASWPVYEISDVLSVAMMPEEEFKELEEKILKMVGSEGKFSGDVAEKLGITSTMLKSLVKRSVRLDFRGHRIERVKD; translated from the coding sequence ATGAATAGAATAAAGGTCATCAACGAGCCCTCAGAACTCGTCCCGATGCTACGGGCCGTTGATACCAAGGTGAAGAGGGAGGTCCTTAAAGAGGTCACCTTGGAGTGGCGTACTGCAAAGGAGATCGAGGCCAAGTACGGGGAGGAGGGCAAGGAGGCCATACGCTTCTTCGAGAAGATGAAGCTGGTAGAAACCAAGTGGCAATCCACGGGGGGAAACTATCCGGAGAAGTCCTATCACACTTATTATAACTCGTTCCACATCAATGCCTCTTGGCCGGTCTATGAGATATCGGACGTGTTGTCAGTAGCTATGATGCCAGAGGAGGAGTTCAAGGAACTCGAGGAAAAGATACTCAAGATGGTAGGCAGTGAGGGAAAGTTCTCTGGTGACGTGGCTGAGAAGCTGGGAATAACTTCCACTATGCTGAAGTCTCTGGTGAAGAGATCCGTTCGGCTTGACTTCCGTGGGCACCGCATAGAGCGCGTCAAGGATTGA
- a CDS encoding tRNA (cytidine(56)-2'-O)-methyltransferase: MEIHVLRLGHRPARDKRISTHVALTSRALGAKTIAFSTKDPDLEESVMDVVRRFGGDFEIRTGVKWKPFMRDFEGTRVHLTMYGLHIDNVMPKIWTHAEERLLVVVGAEKVPGDVYQMADFNVAVGNQPHSEVAALAVFLDRLTRGEGLRKEFHGRLRVIPCEKGKKIIEREDAQ; this comes from the coding sequence ATGGAAATACACGTGCTTAGGCTAGGCCATCGTCCCGCGAGGGACAAGCGCATCTCCACTCATGTGGCCCTGACCTCTCGCGCTTTAGGGGCCAAAACCATCGCCTTCTCTACGAAGGACCCTGACTTAGAGGAGAGTGTGATGGATGTGGTTCGACGTTTTGGTGGGGATTTTGAAATCAGGACGGGTGTGAAATGGAAGCCCTTCATGCGCGATTTCGAGGGCACGAGAGTGCACCTCACAATGTATGGACTGCATATCGATAACGTGATGCCTAAGATATGGACGCATGCAGAAGAGCGTTTGCTGGTAGTGGTGGGAGCGGAAAAGGTACCAGGAGACGTGTATCAAATGGCTGATTTCAATGTGGCGGTAGGGAATCAGCCACACTCCGAAGTCGCTGCATTGGCGGTCTTCCTAGACCGTCTCACTAGGGGAGAAGGGCTGAGGAAAGAATTCCATGGCAGATTGAGGGTGATTCCTTGTGAGAAAGGGAAGAAAATCATTGAAAGAGAAGATGCCCAGTGA
- a CDS encoding HDIG domain-containing protein, which yields MPSERECLQILEEEGAKRSLLQHVCTVKLIAAEMARRSGADLPLVLAAALLHDLGRTRTQSVLHVAESVRLARERGLPERLIQVIGRHVAAGFTDEEALALGLPPGDYMPRTLEDKIVCHADNLVKGENGMLTLEEAIREIERKGHHSTAERMRIMHEELSRACGIDIDRIVLELRSRGIKDPCGEDSDQPSTRP from the coding sequence ATGCCCAGTGAGCGAGAATGCTTGCAGATTCTTGAGGAAGAGGGTGCCAAGCGCAGCCTGTTACAGCATGTTTGCACTGTCAAGTTGATAGCCGCAGAGATGGCGCGTCGCTCTGGCGCTGACCTGCCTTTGGTATTGGCTGCGGCACTTCTACACGATCTAGGGCGCACTAGAACGCAATCGGTTTTGCATGTGGCGGAGAGCGTACGACTAGCGAGAGAGAGAGGGCTGCCAGAACGCCTCATTCAAGTGATTGGCAGACATGTGGCGGCAGGATTCACTGATGAGGAGGCTTTGGCTTTAGGACTGCCCCCGGGTGACTATATGCCTCGTACCCTAGAGGACAAGATAGTGTGCCACGCAGACAATTTAGTCAAGGGAGAGAACGGAATGCTAACCCTTGAGGAGGCGATAAGAGAGATAGAAAGAAAAGGCCATCACAGCACTGCGGAACGCATGAGAATCATGCACGAAGAGCTCTCCCGAGCCTGTGGAATAGATATTGATAGGATTGTCCTAGAGCTGAGGTCTAGGGGTATCAAGGACCCCTGCGGCGAGGATAGCGACCAGCCAAGTACTCGTCCCTAA
- a CDS encoding gamma carbonic anhydrase family protein, producing MSRNIYVDETAVIIGDVELHDGVSVWPFAVIRGDHGGKIIVGENSNVQDHAVLHTAEGRSTTIGKDCTVGHGAIINGAVVGDRCIIGMNSSILDGAVIGEDCIIGANAVITGLSVIPPRSVVVGVPGKIIRSDDPHTRERALESSLSYQRLRDEYLAGRYPRRRGP from the coding sequence ATGTCACGCAATATTTACGTGGATGAAACCGCAGTCATTATCGGCGATGTGGAACTGCATGATGGTGTAAGCGTTTGGCCATTCGCAGTCATAAGAGGGGACCATGGTGGCAAGATCATAGTAGGCGAGAACTCCAATGTCCAAGATCATGCAGTTCTGCACACAGCCGAAGGACGCTCCACTACCATAGGCAAGGATTGCACCGTTGGACATGGGGCCATAATCAATGGAGCCGTTGTCGGCGATCGATGCATCATAGGCATGAACTCTTCTATACTGGATGGTGCAGTGATCGGCGAGGATTGTATAATAGGCGCTAACGCCGTCATAACTGGTCTGAGCGTCATACCTCCCAGGTCAGTGGTGGTGGGTGTACCAGGCAAGATCATCAGGAGCGATGATCCTCACACTCGAGAGAGGGCTTTAGAAAGCTCGCTATCCTACCAAAGACTTAGGGACGAGTACTTGGCTGGTCGCTATCCTCGCCGCAGGGGTCCTTGA
- a CDS encoding PRC-barrel domain-containing protein — translation MMVEASELIGLQVYTPNGIFLGNVNNLVLDLEHKKVDGLFIHETNPLLVEDSKAVNVPYRWIQAIGDVIILKYFPKRVVTRKGPVPKK, via the coding sequence ATGATGGTGGAAGCTTCTGAGCTCATAGGTCTGCAGGTATACACCCCTAACGGAATCTTTCTGGGAAATGTGAATAATCTGGTCCTGGATTTGGAACATAAGAAGGTTGATGGGCTTTTCATACATGAGACCAATCCTCTTCTAGTGGAGGATTCTAAGGCTGTCAATGTACCATACCGCTGGATTCAGGCCATCGGAGATGTAATAATACTCAAGTATTTCCCTAAAAGGGTCGTGACGCGCAAAGGTCCAGTGCCGAAAAAATGA
- the trxA gene encoding thioredoxin, translating into MDEELEAIRRKKMEELKKGEKILDWPHEPVNLTDVSFDAFVNKYPMVVVDCWAPWCGPCRMVSPIVDALAKEMAGKVVFGKLNTDENPAIPSKFRISAIPTLLVFKQGQLADRIVGAMPKEQLAARIKKNL; encoded by the coding sequence ATGGATGAAGAATTGGAAGCAATAAGGAGGAAGAAGATGGAAGAATTGAAAAAAGGGGAAAAAATCCTCGATTGGCCTCATGAACCCGTCAATTTGACCGATGTGAGTTTCGATGCCTTCGTGAATAAGTACCCAATGGTCGTTGTCGATTGTTGGGCGCCGTGGTGCGGACCCTGTCGCATGGTCTCACCGATAGTTGATGCTCTGGCCAAAGAGATGGCGGGCAAGGTAGTATTCGGGAAGTTGAATACCGATGAGAATCCAGCTATCCCGAGTAAATTCAGGATAAGTGCCATCCCTACATTGTTGGTATTCAAGCAAGGACAGTTGGCGGATCGCATTGTCGGTGCTATGCCTAAGGAGCAGTTGGCGGCCAGGATTAAGAAAAATCTTTGA
- a CDS encoding FAD-dependent oxidoreductase — translation MEVDLVIIGSGPAGLQAAIHAARKKVSVIVLGRLEASNLNRAEIENYFGLERASGKDLLLRGAEQARKFGAQLLEQDVMKLGKKDGKFLVITDSDLEIVCKAIILAPGVSRKKLNVPGEKDFLGRGVSYCANCDCNFFRGKKVAVVGDESTAAASALLLTEYASIVYWISKSLKVAPQLMSKVKASRVQMVSPASVARIIGEEVVSALELNDGRRLEVDGVFIELGAKGAADLALDLDIIPDPSGIIEVNKDMETSVPGVFACGDVTGEPWQLARAVGQGCIAGINAAKMIRKEDKG, via the coding sequence TTGGAGGTCGATTTAGTAATCATCGGTTCGGGACCTGCTGGATTGCAGGCGGCTATACATGCCGCTAGGAAGAAGGTGAGCGTAATAGTTTTGGGGAGGTTAGAAGCAAGCAATCTAAACCGGGCTGAGATAGAGAATTATTTTGGTTTGGAAAGAGCGTCCGGAAAGGATCTCTTGCTTAGAGGCGCAGAACAGGCGCGAAAATTCGGAGCTCAGCTGTTAGAGCAAGACGTTATGAAGCTGGGGAAGAAGGATGGAAAGTTCTTGGTCATAACAGACAGCGATTTAGAGATCGTTTGCAAGGCAATTATACTGGCCCCAGGAGTGTCCCGCAAGAAACTCAACGTACCCGGGGAGAAGGATTTCCTAGGCAGGGGGGTCAGCTATTGTGCCAATTGCGACTGCAATTTCTTCCGTGGCAAGAAGGTTGCTGTGGTGGGAGATGAAAGCACGGCTGCAGCCTCAGCCCTGCTCCTCACGGAGTATGCTTCCATAGTCTACTGGATTTCAAAAAGTCTAAAAGTGGCCCCCCAGCTTATGTCTAAGGTCAAAGCTTCGAGAGTTCAGATGGTCTCCCCAGCATCCGTAGCCCGAATAATCGGTGAAGAAGTCGTAAGCGCCTTAGAGCTGAACGATGGGCGCAGGCTGGAGGTTGATGGCGTGTTCATCGAGCTTGGAGCCAAGGGCGCGGCCGACTTGGCATTAGATCTTGATATCATACCAGATCCCAGCGGAATAATCGAGGTCAACAAGGATATGGAGACCTCGGTCCCAGGCGTTTTCGCATGCGGTGATGTTACGGGGGAGCCCTGGCAGTTGGCGCGAGCCGTAGGTCAAGGCTGCATAGCTGGCATCAACGCCGCCAAGATGATCAGGAAGGAGGATAAGGGATGA
- a CDS encoding helix-turn-helix domain-containing protein, with translation MTLVDELIIGILRGPEGFRDSLKKILNEDLKMSINDFCMRTGLSPSTIYKIMQEKREPNLRTVRSVLRAVRTLEKQPSGPFIAVIASRGVLNKIEERIVPVGDKKVRVKEYPAQTMEEAIIAAVMAERDGALAVVCAPIVAPTVEKILTVPVSVVIPRDSVLRAIEAAAKKAL, from the coding sequence ATGACCTTGGTGGACGAGCTCATCATCGGCATTTTGCGCGGGCCAGAAGGTTTTAGAGATTCGCTAAAAAAGATATTAAATGAGGATTTGAAGATGAGTATTAACGATTTCTGCATGCGTACTGGACTATCCCCTTCTACCATCTACAAAATAATGCAGGAGAAGCGGGAACCTAACCTCAGAACGGTGCGCAGCGTGCTGAGGGCTGTACGAACCTTGGAGAAGCAACCTTCCGGCCCCTTCATCGCCGTGATCGCCTCTAGGGGGGTGCTGAACAAAATAGAGGAGCGTATAGTTCCTGTGGGGGATAAGAAGGTGAGGGTCAAAGAATATCCAGCTCAGACCATGGAAGAGGCCATCATCGCTGCGGTAATGGCAGAGAGAGATGGAGCATTGGCAGTGGTCTGCGCTCCTATAGTCGCCCCCACAGTGGAGAAGATTCTGACAGTGCCAGTATCTGTCGTAATACCACGCGATTCGGTTCTTAGGGCCATAGAGGCGGCGGCGAAGAAAGCTCTTTAG
- a CDS encoding ABC transporter ATP-binding protein, translated as MILSIKNLRKSFPKKDGETLAIENFNLDVKEGEFICVLGPSGCGKTTLLRIIAGLETPTSGEILLNGKPIKGPGSDRGMVFQEFALFPWRTVRKNVEFGLEIKKVPAEKRREISQKYIDLVGLKGFENYHPNQLSGGMKQRVGIARALANEPMLLLMDEPFGALDAQTRNLMQKELLRIWKETRKTVLFITHSVDEACFLADRIVVMTSRPGTIKEIFEVSWERPRDRASVEFANLRKKILAELEREVVKTPLFGASPITSA; from the coding sequence GTGATATTGTCTATAAAGAATCTGAGGAAGTCTTTTCCAAAAAAGGATGGTGAGACCCTAGCCATAGAAAATTTCAATCTCGACGTGAAAGAGGGTGAGTTCATATGCGTCTTAGGACCTTCCGGTTGCGGGAAGACTACCCTATTGCGCATTATCGCTGGATTAGAGACTCCCACCTCAGGCGAGATCCTGCTAAATGGCAAACCTATAAAAGGGCCGGGTTCCGACAGAGGCATGGTCTTTCAGGAGTTTGCCTTATTTCCCTGGCGGACGGTGCGTAAAAACGTGGAGTTCGGCTTGGAGATAAAAAAGGTTCCTGCAGAAAAAAGAAGGGAGATTTCGCAAAAATATATTGACTTGGTCGGGCTGAAAGGTTTCGAAAACTACCATCCCAACCAATTATCGGGAGGGATGAAGCAGAGGGTTGGTATAGCCCGCGCCTTGGCTAACGAACCCATGCTACTCCTTATGGACGAACCCTTTGGCGCTCTAGACGCACAGACAAGGAATCTTATGCAGAAAGAATTGTTGAGAATCTGGAAAGAGACGAGGAAAACCGTTCTTTTCATCACCCATTCAGTGGACGAGGCCTGCTTCCTTGCGGATAGGATAGTTGTCATGACCTCCCGGCCCGGCACAATCAAAGAAATATTCGAGGTGAGTTGGGAGAGGCCGAGGGACAGGGCGAGTGTGGAATTCGCCAATCTGCGGAAGAAGATATTGGCTGAATTGGAGAGAGAAGTTGTAAAGACGCCTCTTTTCGGTGCCTCACCCATCACGAGTGCCTAA
- a CDS encoding ABC transporter permease has protein sequence MSGSLTNRTQFTDRKTLLRRRLSNIFIVLVSLTVFILVWWGLSIIFNLKYFPPPDQVFQAFVKSFNVPDPNLGITMWQNIWASLQRFLQGFALAFVIAIPLGLLMGFLPWVETFSRPIVELFRPIPPIAWVPFFFVAFGAFLSPILTVFIGVFFPLLSNVILGVKSVDDSLLDAARTQGAGKLALFTKVILPFSVPYLMTGITIGMGVGWMCIVAAEWIAASGGGVGYYILVQQQVGFYDYMFAGMIVIAILGLLTVTLSGWAEKIIRSRMGML, from the coding sequence ATGTCTGGGAGCCTTACCAACAGGACTCAATTTACGGATAGGAAGACTTTGCTTAGAAGAAGGCTCTCAAATATTTTCATAGTGTTGGTTTCTTTGACTGTCTTCATCCTGGTATGGTGGGGCCTTTCGATTATTTTCAATTTAAAATATTTCCCCCCACCCGACCAAGTCTTTCAAGCTTTTGTCAAATCCTTCAATGTTCCTGACCCCAATCTAGGGATAACGATGTGGCAGAATATTTGGGCTAGTTTGCAACGCTTCCTCCAGGGATTCGCCTTAGCATTTGTAATCGCCATTCCCTTGGGATTACTTATGGGGTTCCTCCCCTGGGTGGAGACGTTCTCGCGACCCATCGTAGAGCTTTTCCGCCCCATTCCCCCCATAGCCTGGGTGCCATTCTTCTTCGTCGCTTTCGGCGCCTTTCTCAGCCCCATATTAACAGTTTTCATCGGTGTGTTCTTCCCCTTGCTCTCCAATGTTATATTAGGAGTGAAGAGCGTGGATGATTCCCTGCTCGATGCCGCTCGCACTCAGGGAGCGGGAAAGCTGGCTCTATTCACTAAGGTCATCCTTCCTTTTAGCGTGCCTTATCTTATGACAGGCATTACCATCGGTATGGGAGTGGGCTGGATGTGCATAGTGGCAGCGGAATGGATAGCTGCCTCCGGAGGAGGGGTGGGTTATTACATCCTAGTGCAACAGCAGGTTGGCTTCTATGACTATATGTTCGCCGGCATGATTGTAATCGCTATACTAGGTTTGCTAACTGTTACTTTAAGTGGCTGGGCGGAGAAGATCATCCGCAGCAGGATGGGGATGCTGTGA
- a CDS encoding ABC transporter substrate-binding protein, protein MEKKTVILAVAIGAIVLVAAIAATFFMTPAPQKGKVIYWIQIAPKDQQANFASRAIDAGVSWEPYCSDSVLAGDAHVLKWSGEIWPNHPCCVLAVKTSFLNANPDLVARITRAHIEANQWVLDALANPNGANYTLLMQMGASFSGRSIAVVQAAVEHIKYSYQLSTEVQNGFKEFTRMFIELNQTSLGQYANVEAFLADFVDTSVITAAMSVQPSEEILGEVRIGYLTGDLHQFARVVAMNATVGGGKTLYQKYGVSVISPNPAGYLNGGAVMDAFAAGVIDVGYLGAPPAILKKLNVGTDIKVVALANSEGSAILALPDIQSFDQLDNKTVATPGPSSIQHLLLLVYAKERGFEVRLKGT, encoded by the coding sequence TTGGAGAAGAAGACTGTAATCCTGGCGGTTGCCATAGGCGCAATAGTGCTAGTCGCCGCAATAGCTGCAACATTCTTCATGACGCCCGCTCCCCAAAAGGGGAAAGTAATCTACTGGATTCAAATCGCACCTAAGGATCAACAGGCTAATTTCGCCTCTCGGGCCATAGACGCCGGAGTTAGTTGGGAGCCATATTGCTCTGATTCTGTCTTAGCTGGAGATGCGCATGTGCTGAAATGGTCCGGGGAAATTTGGCCGAATCATCCATGCTGTGTGTTGGCCGTGAAGACTTCCTTTCTTAATGCCAATCCTGATCTAGTGGCTAGAATTACGAGAGCACATATCGAGGCGAACCAATGGGTCTTAGATGCATTAGCTAACCCAAATGGCGCCAATTACACTTTATTGATGCAGATGGGCGCTTCCTTCAGCGGTCGTTCAATAGCTGTGGTCCAAGCCGCGGTGGAGCATATAAAATACTCTTACCAGCTTTCCACGGAAGTTCAGAATGGCTTCAAAGAGTTTACTCGAATGTTCATCGAGTTAAATCAGACCAGCCTCGGGCAATATGCTAATGTTGAAGCTTTTTTAGCTGACTTCGTAGACACTTCTGTCATAACTGCGGCGATGAGCGTGCAACCCTCTGAGGAGATATTAGGTGAGGTGAGGATAGGATATCTAACAGGGGATCTGCATCAATTCGCACGGGTGGTGGCCATGAACGCTACGGTGGGAGGTGGAAAGACTCTCTACCAAAAATACGGAGTGAGTGTCATATCCCCCAATCCTGCAGGCTATCTCAACGGTGGGGCAGTAATGGACGCTTTCGCAGCCGGTGTGATTGATGTGGGCTACCTCGGGGCACCACCGGCCATCCTGAAGAAGTTAAACGTGGGTACGGATATTAAAGTGGTAGCCTTGGCCAACAGCGAGGGGTCGGCCATCCTCGCCCTCCCAGACATACAAAGCTTTGACCAGTTGGACAATAAGACCGTGGCTACGCCTGGCCCTTCCTCGATCCAACACCTGCTCCTACTCGTCTATGCTAAGGAAAGAGGATTCGAGGTCAGGCTGAAGGGCACCTAG
- a CDS encoding helix-turn-helix domain-containing protein — MFEIQVVSNTPLTPLDDIDEVALQFLQMIGYLPKGYDPKTNASDVQESVPYRMFTECLIKNMKRAWTVEDLAAQLNTTKPTIYRHLNKLKAIDILEEVETEREGEKKKGYRIRYGDLSKAWNFTEANVEMAMDSYRKTVDHLQRLAEGR; from the coding sequence ATGTTCGAAATACAAGTTGTGAGTAACACGCCCCTGACACCTTTGGATGATATAGACGAGGTGGCTCTTCAATTCCTGCAGATGATAGGATACCTTCCCAAAGGGTATGATCCTAAGACTAACGCCTCAGATGTGCAGGAAAGCGTACCCTATCGCATGTTCACCGAGTGCCTAATAAAGAATATGAAACGTGCTTGGACAGTAGAAGATCTGGCTGCTCAATTAAATACCACAAAGCCCACAATATATCGCCACCTCAACAAGTTGAAAGCCATCGATATACTTGAAGAAGTGGAGACAGAGAGAGAAGGGGAAAAGAAAAAAGGATATCGCATAAGATATGGGGACCTGTCAAAGGCGTGGAATTTCACTGAGGCCAATGTGGAGATGGCGATGGACTCATACCGCAAGACAGTGGATCATCTTCAACGCCTGGCGGAGGGGAGATGA